In Paracoccus aminophilus JCM 7686, a single window of DNA contains:
- the infA gene encoding translation initiation factor IF-1 codes for MAKEELLEFPGVVKELLPNATFKVELENGHEIIAHMAGKMRKNRIRVLAGDRVQVEMNTYDLTKGRINYRFK; via the coding sequence ATGGCCAAGGAAGAACTGCTCGAATTCCCCGGCGTCGTGAAGGAACTCTTGCCGAATGCGACGTTCAAGGTCGAGCTGGAAAACGGCCATGAGATCATCGCGCATATGGCAGGCAAGATGCGTAAGAACCGCATCCGGGTTCTTGCTGGCGACCGCGTTCAAGTCGAAATGAACACCTACGACCTGACCAAGGGGCGGATCAATTACCGCTTCAAGTGA